ACATCATTGTGAATCTTCTGATGCTTGGTCAAGTTACTCtttaatctgtaaaaagaaaaaactcaaGATTctgaaattgtttacaaaatggcacAAAAATGATCTGCAAGTTGGACCTAAGATGATTTTATCATTATGATTACCCATCATTTTAACATATGGTTTTTGAAATCGCCACCTATCTGTCTGTCAATCCGCACTTAGTTCATCTGCATTctatctgtaaaattattttacgatCGAGCCAGCAGTTGCAGAGGAGaagcttttcaaagttttccaaataGGGAAAACTAGTCATGCCCCCTGATGGTAATGTTTTTAACGAAACAGAATCATCTGAAGGAATTTAGTTGAGGGTTGCTGTGAAACTATTTTCAAATTGAACCAGCTGTTTcagagaaaattttcaaaattttccatatAATCATAAAGTGAATACTAGCACTGCCCCCATGATGCAACCATATTTTTATCAAGTCAACATGACCTGCAGGGTCATTCAAGGAACATgctgtgaaaacatttttgaatccAGCAAACAGTTTCATTGGAGATAATTTTCATAGTTATCCATAGAGTCATATAGGGAAAATTAGTCCTCTAATGGTCaagttgtttttttacaaaacataaaaGATTTGAAGGAATTTGTTAGAGGGTCATCCAAAGAACATTGCtgccaaattattttgaaacaggACTAGCAATTTAAGaggagattttaaaaaatttgcataCAGATAAAACAAGCAACACGCCTTTACACCCatgttttttttacaagaaagaattatttaaagaaattggaAGTGGGTCACCCAAGCAACATTGctaaaaaattacttttaaatcaggcagaagaaaaatttcaaagttctCCATATAAGCAATTAAGGCAAACTAGTCTCACttcctggcggccatgtttttaataaaatgcaaTGACATGAAGATCACCCAGAGAACacttcttttaaatgtttttaaaatcaagCCAGTGTCTTCCAtggaaaagattttcctttggtTGAAGAATTATCCATGGATGGCCTAGTTTTAAGAAATCTGAAAGGGAACCAcctgttaacccttaccatgctggacgtgattgattcagcctttgcgaccagtgcagatcatgatcagcctgcacatctgtgcagtctgatcctggtctgcactgttcacttttcagccagtatctttttggtaagaaccccttttaacagttaaaggtactgtccaaatctgaaagatggacaagttcattatagaaatttagcagggtaagggttaaatattcaTGTGAAGTTTGGCTGAAATTGGAATGGTGGTTTAGGAGACactctttaaagaaattgtgaaCATGGACATATGATAAATTTGCAGAAGACAGATATCCAACAATCCAAatgctcaccatgagcacttcatgctcaagTCAGCACATAAATAAAATCACCACTAATATCACCCAATCAACAgcaattatgaaatatatttcacctgAATAATTTTCCACACCCATCAAAGCTGCAGGAGTAATTTTTGGCATTTGTATGCAGAGTTTCATGAAGCTGTAGACTCCCCTTTCTGAGGAATGTTTTACTGCAAACATCacatttgtaaagttttttgtcATCATCTTTTGTATGACGGGCAGCAATATGAAACTTCAGAGAGCTAGACGTCTTCAAACGCTGTTCACAAAATTCACACTGGAAATTTCTCAGATTTAAATGAACAGCATCTATATGCTTTTTAAAGTTAGATATATGattaaattgttttgaacattctTCATAGGGGCATTTATAGGGTGTTTTCCTATCTATCACACATTTATCCAACTGTATGTCTGTCAACTCAATGTCATGTTtaacttttaaatgattttttagaGAATCTATTTGTTTATAGCGAACTCCACAAAATTTACACTGATAATGTATTTTCAAGTGAACACTATTAATATGCCTTTGCCGGTTTTTCTCTCGACTGAATTCCATTGAACAATTTTCAAATGTGCACCTGAATACAGATGACTTATATTTTCCTTCTTTGATATCTACATTGTGTGATTCTTTCAAATGTTCCCACATTTCAGCTTTGGTTTGAAAAGAAACATCACAATACTCACACGGAATGAGTGTTTTGTGTAATTTTTTGATATGCTTGACATAGGTTTCTCTttcagaaaatgacaaattacatacaaaacattttatgtcTGTAATAATAGTACACTGCACTTCATCACCAATATCAGTATCTGCAGTGTCTTTCACATTTTCAGGGTCAGGTCCTATGTATTCtgatttagataaattttcaGCGTTGCTGACATTTTCCGCATTTTTTTCTTTCACTAGAACCTTTTTCTTGTGATTTTGGTTTTGTTTGGAATCTACTAAAGTTTTCCTGTTAAACTTTTCTGATTCGTAATACTCAAAATCTTCATCtacttttttcttcacttttctTGCACTTCTTGTTCTTGTTTCACTTCTAGCATCAACTTCACTTGTAACTATTACAACTTTTTGCCCATCATCCTGTTCTTTGACTTCCCCCGAATAGTTCTCTTCCTTCCAATGTCTTCTACATTTGTTGCAATTTCATGTTTCTCCTTATCTTTGTCCAGTTCATCCACTCTGAAAGTGCCCACACCATATGATGATGTATCTGATTCACGCTTGTTCCCacttttttcagaagttttaccCTTTACATTGTCTGCCATTTTAGTTCCAtacttttgtttttgtatcttaGTTTTGTTGCTGTTTCTTGAATATACCATTTCTTCATTTTCTGTAACAGAATCTCTTTTTACCATGCTTTCTTTTCTCAAATGATTCTCATTATGTTTTGcaatttttcctttatttgaattctttaaattatttctacctctatttctataaCCCTTTATCGCAGCAATTTCGTTTGCACTTTCTTCACTTTCATCTACAActgtcaattttctttttatgcattttctaGCACACACCTCTGAATTATCGACAAATGATTCATTCTTTTCCGAAATTAATGAGACATCTTTGGAACGTGTGACCCCTTTTTTCACACCTGTCTGTACTTTTTTGCCCCTGCTAGATTCATGATGACCTTTTGTGACATGTTCGTCATTTTGATTAAAGGCATCTACAGGTTTATACTTCTCCTTATTCAAGCTTTTAAGAGTATGCTTCTTTGTTATTGAAGCATTGTTCCTCATCTGCTTGTATGTTGCTACTTTAGTATTTCCATACACAAAATCTTCACACTTCTTTAATTTGACACGCCTGCATGTTTGTCTAACACCAGAACAATCATCAGGTCTTTTCTCTTTCCTATGCTTCATACTTCTACCTCTTGTGATTGAACCCTGAAAAACATTCAAACTGCATAGGGTGATAGAAAATACTAGATGTTTTTCAGGTAAAACGACTTAAAACGTTATGTCTCCCACCTCTCaccatgcagaaattgt
The Mercenaria mercenaria strain notata chromosome 10, MADL_Memer_1, whole genome shotgun sequence genome window above contains:
- the LOC128546017 gene encoding uncharacterized protein LOC128546017; the protein is MEKEGCITLTHSPRRATKAATVNALSLKKKKNVCEDKAEQLQGSITRGRSMKHRKEKRPDDCSGVRQTCRRVKLKKCEDFVYGNTKVATYKQMRNNASITKKHTLKSLNKEKYKPVDAFNQNDEHVTKGHHESSRGKKVQTGVKKGVTRSKDVSLISEKNESFVDNSEVCARKCIKRKLTVVDESEESANEIAAIKGYRNRGRNNLKNSNKGKIAKHNENHLRKESMVKRDSVTENEEMVYSRNSNKTKIQKQKYGTKMADNVKGKTSEKSGNKRESDTSSYGVGTFRVDELDKDKEKHEIATNVEDIGRKRTIRGKSKNRMMGKKL